From Verrucomicrobia bacterium S94, the proteins below share one genomic window:
- a CDS encoding amino acid adenylation domain-containing protein, producing the protein MDWLKLYSEFDNAVPVLFGMDDAGFEPGWTLSLNVAETGVEVCIGAWALLLSRCSGERWVTLGYMDKETAEPFPVRLEIDESLVVRDFLNSVRDQLRLQLEHADIGEEQLRRLLELESGLQLYSSTVQEEKNGTVIISGDNGMSEETVGRVASYVDTVLDLFRSVPEAKVKDLVYLPDEELQLVTEKWNPAASAYPEQPAHRIFEETAAAYADRTALVLKGKSVSYGVLNERANQLAHYLKEQGVGPGGQVALMLERSEGLIQAVLAVLKCGASYIPFDPDYPRVRIKQMLDDVSPQYVLVNSNVEVCAGTIPDGIECIQIDRIGEQLQSFSRENPEAVCTIDSPAYIMFTSGSTGQPKGVEVVHRGIVRLVCNSNFVPLNQDTVLLHMAAASFDASTFEIWGALLNGGCCVLCETGIPTIDDIGRLIADFGVNTLWMTAALFNLVIMEAPEVLKPVRYLLIGGEALSPKHVEKALNELPDTQLINGYGPTENTTFSTTYAFDRTAFDVQAPIPIGYPIANSTCYILDVYQRPVPVGVRGELYVGGDGVARGYVNRPELTAERFLPDPFSKKTSRRIYRTGDLAYWNRDGSIGFVGRVDNQVKLRGFRIELSEIDATLSQYPDVEQAVTVVVDGDGGSKWLAAYVKVERPEEYDVSGLLSFARENLPDYMVPSRIVPIKEWNYTPAGKLSRTKLPRPWENEASYADPVQYAGKTEETVATIYGEVLGLKSVGPNADFFELGGIHLRRYPCS; encoded by the coding sequence ATGGATTGGCTCAAACTGTATTCAGAATTTGATAACGCAGTTCCTGTTTTATTCGGCATGGATGACGCGGGATTTGAACCGGGATGGACGCTGTCGCTGAATGTTGCTGAGACCGGGGTGGAGGTGTGTATCGGTGCCTGGGCATTATTGTTGTCCAGATGTTCCGGGGAACGCTGGGTTACGCTGGGTTATATGGATAAGGAGACCGCTGAACCGTTTCCTGTTCGACTTGAGATCGATGAGTCCCTTGTCGTAAGGGATTTTCTGAATTCGGTCAGAGATCAGCTCAGACTGCAGTTGGAGCATGCCGATATCGGCGAAGAGCAGCTTCGCCGATTGTTGGAACTGGAATCCGGACTGCAGCTGTATTCCAGTACCGTGCAGGAGGAAAAGAACGGGACCGTAATCATTTCCGGCGATAACGGGATGTCGGAGGAGACGGTTGGTCGGGTTGCATCCTATGTCGATACTGTTCTTGATTTATTCCGTTCGGTGCCGGAGGCCAAAGTAAAGGATCTCGTTTATCTACCCGACGAAGAGCTTCAGTTGGTTACAGAAAAGTGGAATCCCGCCGCTTCTGCGTATCCGGAACAACCGGCGCATCGTATTTTTGAAGAAACAGCGGCTGCTTATGCTGATCGAACGGCTTTGGTGCTGAAGGGTAAATCAGTTTCATATGGGGTATTGAATGAGCGAGCGAATCAGCTGGCCCATTACTTGAAGGAACAGGGGGTTGGTCCGGGCGGACAGGTTGCACTCATGCTTGAGCGGAGTGAAGGGCTGATTCAGGCTGTTCTGGCCGTGCTTAAGTGCGGAGCTTCGTATATTCCTTTTGATCCGGACTATCCGCGTGTACGGATTAAACAAATGCTGGATGATGTTTCTCCGCAATATGTTCTCGTGAATTCTAACGTTGAGGTTTGCGCTGGTACCATTCCGGATGGCATCGAGTGCATTCAAATTGACCGGATAGGGGAACAGCTTCAGAGTTTTTCCAGAGAGAATCCTGAAGCCGTGTGTACGATAGACAGTCCGGCTTATATTATGTTTACTTCCGGGTCTACCGGGCAGCCGAAGGGGGTGGAAGTTGTTCATCGGGGCATTGTCCGTCTGGTGTGTAACAGTAACTTTGTGCCTTTAAATCAGGATACGGTCCTTCTTCATATGGCGGCGGCTTCTTTTGATGCATCCACATTTGAGATCTGGGGAGCATTGCTTAATGGCGGATGTTGTGTTTTGTGTGAAACCGGAATTCCTACTATTGATGATATAGGACGTCTGATCGCTGATTTCGGTGTAAATACACTCTGGATGACCGCTGCGCTGTTCAACCTTGTGATCATGGAAGCACCTGAAGTATTGAAGCCTGTTCGGTATCTGTTGATTGGCGGGGAGGCATTGTCGCCGAAACATGTTGAGAAGGCACTGAATGAACTTCCGGATACTCAGCTGATTAATGGGTATGGACCGACTGAAAATACGACGTTTTCAACAACCTATGCTTTTGATCGGACTGCTTTTGATGTTCAGGCACCGATTCCGATCGGCTATCCAATTGCAAATTCAACGTGTTATATTCTGGATGTTTATCAACGGCCTGTTCCAGTCGGAGTCCGGGGAGAGCTTTACGTCGGAGGAGACGGCGTTGCCCGCGGTTATGTAAATCGGCCCGAATTAACCGCTGAACGGTTTCTTCCGGATCCGTTTTCTAAGAAAACGAGCAGACGCATTTACAGAACCGGCGATTTGGCCTATTGGAACCGCGACGGCTCCATCGGTTTTGTCGGGCGGGTTGATAATCAGGTGAAGCTGCGAGGGTTCAGGATCGAGCTTTCCGAAATTGATGCGACGCTCTCGCAATATCCGGATGTTGAGCAGGCGGTAACGGTTGTGGTGGATGGAGACGGCGGTAGTAAATGGCTCGCCGCATATGTAAAAGTTGAGCGGCCGGAGGAATATGACGTAAGTGGTCTGTTGTCTTTTGCCCGTGAGAATCTGCCCGACTATATGGTTCCCTCCCGTATCGTTCCGATTAAAGAGTGGAATTATACCCCTGCCGGTAAACTGAGTCGTACTAAACTTCCGCGGCCGTGGGAGAATGAAGCTTCATATGCTGATCCGGTTCAGTATGCAGGCAAGACGGAAGAGACGGTTGCGACCATCTATGGTGAAGTGCTGGGGCTCAAATCGGTTGGCCCGAATGCGGATTTCTTTGAGCTGGGGGGGATTCACTTAAGGCGGTATCCCTGTTCCTGA
- a CDS encoding MBOAT family protein: protein MIFNSLTFLVFFAVCLALYALPLKWTVHKGILLIASYLFYMAWNPPFVLLLLISTGVDWWAANRIARAESQNMRKLFLACSLGVNLGFLFFFKYSPMLMETLNGMLGFIGVEMVLPRWSIILPMGISFYTFQTLSYTLDVYRKRELPSDSMLDFALYVTFFPQLVAGPIVRSNEFLPQLQERPEIRPAMISWGIVLIVFGLFEKIVLADTIMAPVADTVFGASGEAGFRSAWMGVLAFTGQIYFDFAGYSTCAIGIAMLMGFELPDNFRAPYGAMGFGDFWQRWHISLSSWLRDYLYIPLGGNKKGNGRTYTNLFITMLLGGLWHGANWTFVVWGGLHGAYLAIERPFRKKLESAAARSLFFRIGWMLATLFLVMLAWVPFRAASFGDCSILFQAMFGFADGNLSVHWFSECMVVGLAGVMFVLHGLMKNHRLEHIGRKMPMLLVAASVVFMVLMIIMSPVSDRAFIYFQF, encoded by the coding sequence ATGATCTTTAATTCGCTTACTTTTCTGGTTTTTTTCGCAGTGTGCCTTGCGTTATATGCGTTGCCGTTAAAATGGACCGTGCATAAGGGCATTCTGCTGATCGCCAGTTATCTTTTTTATATGGCGTGGAATCCGCCGTTTGTATTGCTGTTGCTGATATCAACAGGAGTTGACTGGTGGGCGGCTAACCGGATTGCCCGAGCGGAATCGCAGAACATGCGGAAGCTTTTTCTGGCCTGCAGTTTAGGTGTGAATCTTGGTTTTCTGTTCTTTTTCAAATATTCGCCGATGTTGATGGAAACCCTGAACGGAATGCTGGGTTTTATCGGTGTTGAGATGGTTTTGCCTCGCTGGTCGATCATTCTCCCGATGGGTATTTCATTTTATACTTTCCAGACGCTTTCCTATACCCTGGATGTATATCGTAAAAGAGAGCTGCCCTCAGATTCGATGCTCGACTTTGCGTTATATGTCACGTTTTTTCCGCAACTGGTGGCCGGACCGATTGTCCGCTCAAATGAGTTTCTTCCTCAGCTTCAGGAGCGTCCGGAAATCAGGCCTGCCATGATCTCCTGGGGGATTGTTCTGATCGTTTTCGGCCTGTTTGAGAAGATTGTTCTGGCCGATACTATAATGGCTCCGGTGGCGGATACTGTTTTCGGTGCGTCCGGTGAGGCGGGGTTCCGCTCTGCGTGGATGGGAGTGCTGGCTTTTACGGGACAGATTTATTTTGATTTTGCCGGGTATTCCACGTGTGCCATCGGTATTGCGATGCTGATGGGATTTGAGCTGCCTGATAATTTCAGGGCACCTTATGGGGCCATGGGATTTGGAGATTTCTGGCAACGCTGGCATATTTCGCTTTCGTCGTGGCTGCGTGATTATCTCTATATTCCGCTGGGTGGAAATAAGAAGGGCAATGGAAGAACATATACCAACCTGTTTATCACCATGCTTCTAGGCGGGCTGTGGCATGGGGCGAACTGGACGTTTGTTGTCTGGGGCGGATTGCATGGGGCCTATCTGGCCATCGAGCGTCCGTTTCGGAAAAAACTGGAATCGGCGGCGGCGCGATCGTTGTTTTTCAGAATCGGCTGGATGCTCGCTACGCTGTTTCTGGTTATGCTGGCCTGGGTGCCGTTCCGAGCGGCATCGTTTGGAGACTGCAGTATTTTGTTTCAGGCGATGTTCGGTTTTGCGGATGGAAATCTTTCAGTTCACTGGTTCAGTGAATGTATGGTGGTTGGGCTGGCCGGAGTCATGTTTGTACTCCATGGTCTGATGAAAAATCACCGGTTGGAGCATATCGGCCGGAAAATGCCGATGTTGCTGGTGGCGGCTTCTGTCGTGTTTATGGTGTTAATGATTATTATGTCTCCGGTAAGTGATCGTGCCTTCATATACTTTCAATTCTAA
- a CDS encoding glycosyltransferase — MKVAVLTTSSRKAGGLFYSVRWLSKALVDKGCVPEVFSPEDEFSKEDLPVWDPLPVNLYKVAGPLQRSLSLRRMLKTSGADLIHLHGIWMDNQWAAMQHQRKNNVPVVVSPRGMLDPWAIQNSAWKKKLVEALFAKKALREASCIHALCRSEVESIRAYGLKNPVALIPNGVELPGPGRLPAVSDCKTILFLGRIHPKKGLAELLEAWSRFGGGWKLLVAGWDDGGHDEGLKARATELGLKNIEFIGPKYGKEKETLLRSVDAFILPSFSEGLPMSVLEAWSYGLPAVITDFCNLPEGFECNAAVRIEPRADSIVEGLETLAAMSDEERTAMGSAGRALVEKRFTWSGIAENMRQVYAWCLTGENPPECLEFARTDS, encoded by the coding sequence ATGAAGGTAGCGGTTTTAACCACCAGTTCGCGTAAGGCGGGCGGGCTGTTCTATTCCGTCCGCTGGCTTTCGAAGGCGCTGGTGGATAAGGGATGTGTGCCGGAGGTGTTCAGTCCGGAGGATGAATTTTCAAAGGAAGATCTTCCGGTATGGGATCCGTTGCCGGTCAACCTCTATAAGGTTGCGGGTCCGTTGCAGCGTTCCTTGTCATTACGTAGAATGCTCAAAACATCCGGTGCGGATCTGATTCATCTGCACGGGATCTGGATGGACAACCAATGGGCGGCGATGCAGCACCAGCGGAAAAATAATGTGCCGGTGGTGGTTTCTCCGCGAGGTATGCTCGATCCATGGGCGATTCAGAATTCCGCCTGGAAGAAAAAGCTGGTGGAGGCTTTGTTTGCAAAAAAAGCGTTGCGGGAAGCGTCTTGTATTCATGCACTGTGTCGGTCGGAAGTGGAATCTATCCGGGCATATGGCCTGAAGAATCCGGTTGCGCTGATCCCTAACGGGGTTGAACTGCCCGGGCCCGGGCGTTTGCCGGCGGTTTCTGATTGTAAGACGATTCTGTTTCTCGGCCGGATTCATCCTAAAAAAGGCCTTGCTGAACTGCTGGAGGCCTGGAGTCGATTCGGAGGCGGCTGGAAGCTGCTGGTGGCCGGTTGGGATGACGGGGGGCATGATGAAGGGCTCAAGGCTCGAGCGACAGAACTGGGTCTGAAAAATATTGAATTTATCGGACCGAAATACGGGAAGGAAAAAGAAACGCTTCTGCGCAGCGTGGATGCGTTCATTCTCCCGTCTTTTTCCGAAGGACTTCCCATGTCGGTGCTGGAGGCCTGGTCGTACGGCCTGCCGGCCGTGATTACGGATTTCTGTAATCTGCCGGAAGGATTTGAATGCAATGCTGCGGTTCGGATTGAACCCCGGGCTGATTCGATTGTCGAGGGATTGGAAACACTGGCGGCGATGTCGGATGAAGAGAGGACGGCAATGGGTTCCGCGGGACGTGCTCTGGTCGAGAAGAGATTTACCTGGTCCGGAATTGCAGAGAATATGCGGCAGGTTTATGCATGGTGTCTGACGGGAGAAAATCCTCCGGAGTGCCTTGAGTTTGCGCGGACTGATTCATGA
- a CDS encoding putative colanic acid biosynthesis acetyltransferase, producing MDQVSGLDISKNRKAQKYSRAVQLRRVLWALGKVVFRMVPRPFYAPRRMILRAFGARVGRHVNIANTATIYFPWNFEIGDWSSIGERAMIYNLGKVTIGERATVSQGAHLCAGTHDFSDPATPLLTPPINIESQAWICADAFIGPNVTVGEGAVVGARAVAVKAVEAWSVVAGNPATFIKMRKLKQVE from the coding sequence GTGGATCAAGTGAGCGGACTGGATATCAGTAAAAATCGAAAAGCGCAGAAATATTCTCGTGCGGTGCAGCTTCGGCGTGTGCTGTGGGCGCTCGGGAAAGTCGTGTTCCGGATGGTGCCGCGGCCTTTTTATGCTCCCCGCCGGATGATTCTGCGCGCCTTCGGTGCCCGGGTGGGACGTCATGTGAATATCGCGAATACGGCAACAATCTATTTCCCCTGGAATTTTGAAATCGGGGACTGGTCATCAATTGGCGAACGGGCGATGATTTATAATCTGGGAAAAGTAACTATCGGTGAACGGGCGACGGTATCGCAGGGTGCGCATCTGTGTGCGGGGACACATGATTTTTCAGATCCGGCCACGCCGCTGCTGACACCGCCTATTAACATTGAATCGCAGGCGTGGATTTGTGCGGATGCATTCATCGGACCGAATGTGACGGTGGGTGAAGGGGCGGTGGTCGGAGCCCGGGCGGTGGCGGTTAAGGCGGTCGAAGCATGGTCGGTTGTTGCTGGAAACCCGGCAACGTTTATTAAGATGCGCAAATTAAAACAGGTGGAATAA
- a CDS encoding glycosyltransferase, with protein sequence MKFSVITATYNCEASILDTVKSLREQTIPREDIEWILVDGGSTDRTLELIEGQDFHPDQWVSEKDNGIYDALNKGVRMATGDFVGFLHADDMLAAPGVLYHIGCAQKNSGADAVYGDLQYVRPLEQGGFGIVRHWDSGVYFRRKLKWGWMPPHPSLYLKREIYEQARLPNGEYFDTSYTCAADYDFMMRILGKYEVEPAYLRMVLVQMRVGGISNRSLKHIMTKSKEDWRVIRENKIGGPHTLAWKNLSKLQQFFVR encoded by the coding sequence ATGAAGTTTTCGGTGATTACAGCGACCTATAATTGTGAGGCGAGTATCCTGGATACGGTGAAGTCGCTTCGGGAGCAGACCATTCCGCGGGAGGATATTGAATGGATTCTGGTGGATGGCGGTTCAACGGACCGGACGCTGGAATTGATCGAGGGGCAGGATTTTCATCCGGATCAGTGGGTTTCGGAAAAGGATAACGGCATTTATGACGCGCTTAATAAAGGGGTGCGGATGGCCACCGGCGATTTTGTCGGTTTTCTGCATGCGGATGACATGCTTGCGGCACCAGGTGTTTTGTATCATATCGGTTGTGCTCAGAAGAATTCGGGTGCGGATGCGGTTTATGGTGATCTGCAGTATGTTCGGCCGTTGGAGCAGGGCGGTTTCGGCATTGTACGGCATTGGGACAGCGGTGTTTATTTCCGCAGAAAACTGAAGTGGGGCTGGATGCCGCCGCATCCGTCGCTTTATTTAAAGCGTGAAATTTATGAGCAGGCCCGGCTTCCGAATGGTGAGTATTTCGATACCTCATACACTTGTGCGGCGGATTATGATTTTATGATGCGCATTCTCGGAAAGTATGAAGTGGAGCCGGCTTATCTCCGCATGGTTCTGGTACAGATGCGTGTCGGCGGAATCAGCAACCGCAGTCTGAAGCATATCATGACCAAATCCAAAGAGGATTGGCGGGTTATTCGTGAGAATAAAATCGGAGGGCCTCATACGCTGGCCTGGAAGAATCTGAGTAAACTGCAGCAGTTTTTCGTGCGTTAA
- a CDS encoding glycosyltransferase, whose product MIKTCIWMNIPSHYQSAFFEALAARDDVDLNVVYFSGTSSARAAEGWQSEYALKAYERFAEEGAAPQKQVEQVEDWQNRVHVICGYFNEALIDFFCKAGVSWCHWSEMPGIRLADLLGYRTVLYRIFYPLQLIAKRSYGARIRNYALGAFGQGHLARKAFQRMGVPEAKTADLYYSPEPLSPAEPCRQMMDFAGGRKIILMVGALCKRKGIDVLLKAFSKVRENRDWCVVFCGLDKAGGRYHALAEKLRLQDQVLFLGAYPVDRISEVYCAADVFVLPSRFDGWGTVFNEAASLGLPLIGTDLCGGAWHLIREGQTGCRVRTSSVSSLAGALRCYVKNPADAEKHGRAAQEWFMTEFTPARNAERFVATLKLWGGV is encoded by the coding sequence ATGATTAAGACGTGCATCTGGATGAATATTCCATCGCATTATCAGTCTGCGTTTTTTGAAGCGTTGGCTGCCCGGGATGATGTGGATCTGAACGTCGTGTATTTCAGTGGAACTTCGTCTGCCCGGGCTGCTGAGGGCTGGCAGTCGGAATATGCACTGAAAGCGTATGAACGTTTTGCGGAAGAGGGAGCCGCTCCGCAAAAACAGGTGGAACAGGTTGAGGATTGGCAGAACCGGGTGCATGTTATCTGCGGGTATTTTAATGAGGCATTGATCGACTTCTTCTGTAAGGCCGGAGTGTCCTGGTGTCACTGGTCTGAGATGCCGGGCATCCGGCTGGCGGATCTGCTGGGGTACCGCACGGTTCTTTACCGTATTTTTTATCCGCTTCAACTGATCGCCAAACGTTCTTATGGAGCGAGAATACGGAACTATGCGCTGGGGGCATTCGGGCAGGGGCATCTGGCAAGAAAAGCCTTTCAGCGTATGGGGGTTCCTGAGGCGAAAACGGCGGACCTCTATTATTCGCCGGAACCACTCTCACCGGCCGAGCCGTGTCGGCAGATGATGGATTTTGCCGGTGGCCGGAAAATCATTCTTATGGTTGGTGCGCTGTGTAAGCGCAAGGGTATTGATGTGCTGCTGAAGGCATTTTCCAAAGTGCGGGAAAACCGGGACTGGTGTGTGGTTTTCTGCGGACTTGATAAGGCCGGAGGACGCTATCATGCGTTGGCCGAAAAGCTGCGGTTGCAGGATCAGGTGCTTTTTCTTGGAGCTTATCCGGTTGACCGGATTTCCGAAGTGTACTGCGCTGCGGATGTGTTTGTGCTGCCTTCACGGTTTGATGGATGGGGCACGGTTTTCAATGAGGCGGCCTCGCTGGGTCTTCCGCTCATCGGAACTGATCTGTGCGGTGGGGCATGGCATCTGATCCGGGAAGGGCAGACCGGCTGTCGTGTTCGTACTTCTTCGGTGTCTTCTCTTGCCGGGGCATTGCGGTGTTACGTAAAAAATCCTGCGGATGCGGAAAAGCACGGGCGGGCCGCGCAGGAATGGTTTATGACTGAATTCACACCGGCCCGCAATGCGGAGCGCTTTGTGGCCACCCTGAAATTGTGGGGTGGGGTATGA
- a CDS encoding glycosyltransferase family 2 protein, translated as MAGVSVLILTKNEEINIERCIRSVAWSDDIVVFDSFSDDRTVELAERLGARVIQRKFDNWSAHQNWGVENIKFKHPWVYYTDADEICDDQLRDELLSLDKNGESFSAFQVRRKDYFTGRWLKRSQLYPTWITRVFRPEKIRYERLVNPVAVVTGETGKLDGHIIHYPFSHGIGHWFDRHNRYSQMEAADLVNEVTEKIRFSDFFSKDAAVKRRALKTLAYKMPGRPVLMFLYLYFFRLGLLDGLPGLRYSIMRSMYEYMIDLKVLEYRYTETEGKGSTL; from the coding sequence ATGGCAGGCGTATCGGTTCTGATTCTTACGAAAAATGAAGAGATCAATATTGAACGCTGTATTCGGTCGGTTGCCTGGTCGGATGATATTGTGGTGTTTGATTCATTCAGTGATGACCGGACGGTTGAATTAGCGGAGCGGCTTGGAGCCCGGGTGATCCAGCGGAAATTTGATAATTGGTCTGCTCATCAGAACTGGGGCGTGGAAAATATTAAATTCAAGCATCCCTGGGTTTACTATACCGATGCCGATGAAATCTGTGATGATCAGTTGCGCGATGAGCTGTTGTCGCTGGATAAAAACGGGGAATCGTTTTCGGCCTTTCAGGTGCGCCGGAAAGATTATTTTACGGGGCGATGGCTGAAGCGGTCGCAGCTTTATCCGACCTGGATTACCCGGGTGTTTCGTCCGGAAAAAATCCGGTATGAACGGCTGGTGAATCCGGTTGCCGTGGTGACCGGTGAGACGGGAAAACTCGATGGGCACATTATCCACTATCCGTTTTCCCATGGTATTGGACATTGGTTTGACCGGCACAATAGGTATTCTCAAATGGAGGCGGCGGATCTGGTGAACGAAGTAACAGAGAAAATCCGTTTCTCTGATTTTTTCTCCAAAGATGCGGCGGTAAAAAGACGGGCGCTGAAAACGCTGGCCTATAAAATGCCGGGGCGGCCGGTTTTAATGTTTTTATATCTTTATTTTTTCCGGTTGGGACTGCTCGATGGTCTGCCGGGACTGCGCTATTCGATCATGCGTTCGATGTATGAGTATATGATTGATTTAAAAGTGCTCGAATACCGCTATACGGAAACTGAAGGGAAAGGATCGACGCTTTGA
- a CDS encoding NAD-dependent epimerase/dehydratase family protein yields MKILVTGAAGFIGSNVAHVLLDAGHEVVGIDNFNDYYPVAIKEMRHTALEKRSGYTGIRGDFSDLELMNELFGKHRFERVCHLGAQAGVRYSLENPHAYERSNLAGHLNVLECCRNFDVPRLVYASSSSVYGGNKKVPFSETDPVDHPVSLYAATKKTNELMSHAYTDLYGVQTIGLRFFTVYGPAGRPDMAYWLFTEAMLQGRPITVFNHGDMKRDFTYIDDVVQGVKAALFTDGLEPYEIFNLGNNQPELLMDMIRYLGNSLNLEPQMEMLPMQAGDVPVTYADIEKAKIKLGYQPRTGLADGLEQFVKWYKDWKKS; encoded by the coding sequence TTGAAAATATTGGTTACAGGCGCGGCCGGTTTTATTGGATCGAATGTGGCGCATGTTCTACTGGATGCGGGGCATGAGGTGGTCGGAATCGATAATTTTAATGACTACTATCCGGTAGCGATCAAAGAGATGCGGCATACGGCATTGGAAAAAAGGTCGGGTTATACGGGCATACGTGGTGACTTTTCTGATCTGGAGCTGATGAATGAGCTTTTCGGGAAACATCGGTTTGAACGGGTCTGTCATCTGGGTGCACAGGCGGGAGTGCGTTATTCTCTGGAGAATCCGCATGCCTATGAAAGGTCGAATCTGGCCGGACATCTGAATGTGCTGGAATGCTGTCGGAATTTTGATGTGCCGCGGCTGGTATATGCATCAAGCTCCAGTGTATATGGGGGAAATAAAAAAGTACCTTTTTCGGAAACGGATCCGGTGGATCATCCGGTGAGTCTGTATGCCGCGACCAAAAAGACCAATGAATTAATGAGCCATGCCTATACCGATCTGTATGGGGTTCAAACCATTGGTCTGCGTTTTTTTACTGTATACGGACCGGCCGGTCGGCCGGATATGGCATACTGGCTTTTCACCGAGGCGATGCTGCAGGGACGGCCGATTACAGTATTTAATCACGGCGACATGAAACGAGATTTTACGTATATTGACGACGTTGTTCAGGGGGTGAAGGCCGCTCTTTTTACCGACGGCCTGGAACCGTATGAAATTTTCAACCTCGGGAATAATCAGCCGGAACTGCTGATGGATATGATCAGGTATCTGGGAAATTCGCTCAACCTTGAACCGCAGATGGAAATGCTGCCGATGCAGGCAGGGGATGTGCCGGTTACCTATGCTGACATTGAAAAAGCGAAAATAAAACTGGGCTATCAACCTCGCACAGGTTTGGCGGACGGGTTGGAGCAATTTGTGAAATGGTATAAGGACTGGAAGAAATCCTGA
- a CDS encoding glycosyltransferase yields the protein MIVVCDINEIWRRKPFAALAEIESVQGVAPADWMVARKRGLPDTDDSLDVLSVTLPPGWASRTSWLGQRMLWRRIRKCCPDVETLVVTSPHYLPMLDYISPKIRTIYYASDDYRNYEGWDAVVRLEEQLVKRVDHSFFVSEGLKNRAQREYGVDSGKLSVSMNATESRFFSEDPMEPVSAPLEGLKRPIAGIVGGINERLDFELLTACAQLPELGTLLLVGPLTGSSSSGLNKLLEQPKCSAVGRQPHNTIHRWFQCLDVGLIPYVESEFNQFCSPMRLFDHLASGAPVIATAACDQVHAFERHVVAAGNREQFIEALRKALSSGTRPGRIEGITWADRATSMAGVIKGLCHD from the coding sequence ATGATTGTTGTCTGCGATATAAATGAGATCTGGCGGAGAAAGCCGTTTGCGGCTCTTGCAGAAATAGAGTCGGTGCAGGGGGTCGCACCGGCGGACTGGATGGTTGCCCGTAAACGCGGATTGCCTGATACGGATGATAGTCTGGATGTTTTGTCGGTGACCTTACCGCCGGGCTGGGCTTCGCGGACATCATGGCTGGGACAGCGCATGTTGTGGCGCCGCATTCGGAAGTGCTGTCCGGATGTGGAGACGCTGGTCGTCACCAGCCCGCATTATCTTCCGATGCTGGATTATATTTCTCCGAAAATCAGGACGATCTATTATGCATCCGATGACTACCGGAACTATGAAGGATGGGATGCCGTCGTTCGGCTGGAGGAACAGCTGGTGAAACGGGTGGATCATTCATTTTTTGTTTCAGAAGGTCTGAAAAACCGGGCACAGCGGGAGTACGGAGTGGATTCCGGAAAGCTGTCCGTGAGTATGAATGCGACTGAATCACGTTTTTTTTCTGAAGATCCAATGGAGCCGGTTTCTGCGCCGCTTGAAGGACTCAAGCGGCCGATTGCCGGGATCGTCGGGGGAATTAATGAACGGCTCGATTTTGAACTGCTTACAGCATGTGCGCAACTGCCCGAGCTGGGTACGCTTCTGCTGGTCGGGCCGCTGACAGGTAGTTCGTCTTCCGGACTGAATAAACTGCTGGAGCAGCCGAAATGCAGCGCGGTCGGCCGTCAGCCGCACAACACCATTCATCGATGGTTTCAGTGTCTGGATGTCGGTTTGATTCCGTATGTTGAAAGTGAATTCAATCAATTCTGTTCTCCGATGCGCCTGTTTGATCATCTCGCGAGCGGGGCACCTGTGATTGCGACAGCGGCCTGTGATCAGGTGCATGCATTTGAACGTCATGTGGTTGCGGCCGGGAATCGTGAGCAGTTTATTGAGGCATTGCGTAAAGCATTATCTTCCGGAACGAGACCGGGACGGATAGAAGGAATTACCTGGGCTGATCGTGCAACCTCCATGGCTGGAGTGATAAAGGGGTTATGCCATGATTAA